DNA sequence from the Candidatus Methylomirabilota bacterium genome:
CATGCCCAGCAGCTCGGCCAGCCGCTCCTCGACCCGGGGCGAGACGGCGTGTTCGAGCCGGTGCGCCTCTTCGTGCGCGTCCGTCCAGTTGAGGCCGAGGGTGTCCGTCAGCCAGCGCTCGAGCAGCCGGTGACGCCGCGCCATGACCTCGGCGATCTCGCGCCCCTTGGAGGTCAGCGTCAGCCTCTTGCCCCGGCCGACCCTCACGTAGTGCCCCCGCGACAGGCGCTGGATCGACTCGGTGACGGCGGGCGCGGAGACCCCCATGTGCTTGGCCAGGCGCGCGCCGATCACGGGCTTGCCGCTCGTGGCCAGGTCGTAGATCGCGGCCAGGTAGTCCTGGACGGAGGCCGTGGTCGCCGTGGCGGCCGCGGCAACGTTTAGGCTTGACCTTTTCTTCATGTTAGGAGTACCTAATACTTTGCGTTCGGCGACCGGGTCGAGTATAGCGTGACGCCTCGGCGCCGCGCAATGCCGCCTCCGGCGGCGGCCGCGCGAAAGGACGAACCGATGCGACGTATCCGGGCCGTGGTCTTGACTCTCACGGGGCTCTGGCTGACGCCCGCGCTTCCCGGCGGCGCCGAGCCGGCGGAGGTGGTGGTGTACTCGGCGCGCCACTACGGCCAGGAGACCGCCTTCGCCGCCTTCACCAAGAAGACCGGGGTCCAGGTGAAGATCTTCAACGGCAACACCGGTGAGCTGTTCGAGCGGCTCAAGGCCGAGGGCGACCGGACGCCGGCGGACGTGCTGCTCACCGTCGACGCCGGCAACCTCTGGAACGCCGCGCGCGCGGGCCTGCTCTCGCGGGTCGACTCGCCGGAGCTCCAGGCGAACGTCCCCGCCCACCTGCGGGACCCCGAGGGACGCTGGTTCGGCCTCACCGTGCGGGCCCGCTCGATCGTCTACAACACCAGGAAGGTCAGGCCGGCGGAGCTCTCGACCTATGAGGCGCTCGGTGACCCCAGGTGGAAGGGCCGCCTGTGTCTGCGGACGTCCAGCTACATCTACAACCAGTCGCTGCTGGCCACGATGATCAAGCGCCACGGCGAGGCGAAGACCGAGGAGACCGTCCGCGGGTGGGTCGCCAACCAGCCCGCCCTGATCAACGGCGACACCCAAATCCTGGAATCCATCGCCGCCGGACAGTGCGACGTGGGCCTGGTCAATCACTATTACCTGGCGCGCCTGCTGGCCAAGGATCCGGCCTTCCCCGTGGCGATCTTCTGGGCCAACCAGCAGACGACGGGCACCCACGTCAACGTCTCCGGCGCCGGAGTGACGGCCCACGCCAGGCATCGCGCCCCGGCGATCAAATTTCTGGAATTCCTATCGAGTGCCGAGGCGCAGCAGATGTTCGCCGACCTCGCCTACGAGTACCCCGCCAACCCCCAGGCCGCGGTGAGTCCCCTGGTCGCCCGGTGGGGCCGGTTCAAGCAGGACGACGTGAACGTGGCCTCGGCGGGCGAGTTCCAGGCCGCCGCCATCAAGCTCGCGGACCGCGCCGGCTATAGGTAACCGCTCATGCCGGCTCCCGACGCCGCCGTTGGGCGCGTCCCGGCGGCACGCCTGACGACGGCGGGTCGCGGTCGGCCGTGGCTCTGGACGCTGCTGGCGGCTGGGATCGCCGCCATCCTGGCGGTGCCGATCGTCGCCGTGCTCTCCTCGCTGGCCGATCCCCGCCTGGAGGTGTGGGCGCACCTCTGGCGCACCCAGCTCGGCGAGCTGATCGGCAACACGCTGCTCCTCCTCGTCGGCGTCGGCGCCGGCACCATGATCGTGGGAACGGTGCTCGCCTGGCTGGTGGTCGGCTTCCGGTTTCCGGGCCGCGCCGTGTTCGAGTGGGCGCTGATGCTGCCCCTGGCCGTGCCCGCCTACGTGATCGGCTTCGCCTTTCTCGGGCTCTTCGACTACGCGGGTCCGGTCCAGACGGCGCTGCGCCACTGGCTTGGCGAGGACGTGCGGCTCCCCGAGCTGCGGTCCTACAGGGGCGTGGTGCTGATGATGACGCTCGTCTTCTACCCGTACGTCTACCTGCTCGCGCGCGCGGCCTTTCGCGACCAGGGCGCGGCCACGCTGGAGACCGCTCGCAGCCTGGGCCGCACGCGGCTGCGGGCCTTCCTCGAGGTCGCGCTGCCGATGGCCCGCCCGTCCCTGGTGGCGGGCGTGTCCCTGGCGATGATGGAAGCTCTTGCGGACTTCGGCACTGTCGCCACCTTCGGCTACCGGACGCTGACGGAGGCGATCTACCGCGTCTGGCTCGGCATGTTCGACCGCGCGGCGGCCACCCAGCTCGCCAGCCTGCTCCTGCTCTTCGCCTTCCTCCTGCTCGGGCTCGAGCGAGCCCTGCGCGGACGGGCGCGCTTCGTCCAGAGCCACCGGCGGGGGCCGGGGGTGGCGCCGGTGGCGCTGCACGGCTGGCGCGCGCTCGGCGCCACCGCCGCCTGCAGCGTGGTGCTCGGCCTGGCGTTCGCCCTGCCGGTCGGCCAGCTCCTCGTCTGGGCACGCGGCGCTCTCGACACCGGCCGCCTGGGGTTCCTGTCGTTGCTGGCCAACACGCTGTTTCTCGCCGGCATCACCGCGGTGACGACGTGTGTGCTGGCCCTCGCGCTCGGCTACGCCGCCCGGCTGCACCCCTCGCCGGGCGTCCGCGTGGCGACGCAGTTCGCCTCGATGGGCTACGCGCTGCCGGGCTCGGTCATCGCGGTGGGCGTCCTGTCGCCGGTCGCCGTCGTCGACCACGCGCTGGTGCGGGGGCTGGAATGGGCGCTGGGGGGGACCATCGGCCTGATGCTCACCGGCTCCGCCGCCGCGCTCCTCTTCGCCTACGTCGTGCGCTTCCTGGCGGTAAGCTTCCAGACGCTCGACGCGAGCCTCGGCAAGATCCCGCCCAGCCTGGACGACGCCGCGCGGTCGCTCGGCGCGGGCGTGGGCGGCACGCTCCGGCGCATCCACCTTCCCCTCATGCGCGGCGGGCTCCTGACGGCGCTCATCCTGGTGTTCGTCGAGACGATGAAGGAGATGCCGGCCACGCTGCTGCTGAGACCCTTCGGCCTCAATACGTTGGCCGTCGGCGTGTGGGAGCGCACCTCGGAGTCGCTCTGGGCCGAGGCGGCGGTCCCGGCGCTGGCCATCGTGGCCGCCGGCCTGCTGCCGGTCTTCCTGGCCATCCGCTTCAGCGCGACGCCGCGCGCCTGACCGCCCGGCCCACGCCGCGCCCCCGCGGGGGTAGCGCCGGTCGTGCGCGTGGTACCATCCACATCAATGAATCAGGCTGACGCGGCCCAGCGTCTCAGCGAGCTGCGGGAGCAGATCCGCCACCACGATTACCTCTACTACGTCGAGGCGCGCCCCGAGATCTCGGACGCCGAGTACGACGCCCTCCTGCGCGAGCTGCGGGAGCTGGAAGCGCAGTTTCCCGAGCTGGTGAGCCCCGACAGCCCCACCCAGCGGGTGGCCGGCCAGCCGGTGGACACGTTCCGCCCCGTCGAGCACCGCGTGGCCATGCTCTCGCTCGACAACGCCACCACGCCCGAGCAGCTGCGTGAGTTCGAGGCGCGCATCGGCCGGGCTCTACCCGGCGCCCGCTTCACGTACGTCTGCGAGCCCAAGATCGACGGGCTCGGCGTGGCCCTGCTCTACGAGCAGGGCCGCTTCGTGCGGGGAGCCACGCGGGGCGACGGCCGCGTGGGCGAGGAGGTCACCCAGAATCTGAAAACGATCCGCAGTATCCCGATGGCGCTGCGGGGCCCGCTGGCCCGGGCCCGGGAGCTGGAGGTCCGCGGCGAGGTGTTCATGCCGCGGGCGGACTTCGAGCGGCTGAACCGCGCCCTGGAGGAGGCGGGTGAGGGGACGTTCGCGAATCCGCGCAACGCGGCGGCGGGCGCCGTGCGCCAAAAAGACCCCGCGGTCACCGCGCGCCGGCCGCTCGACATCTTCCTCTACCACGTCAGCGAGGCGCGCGAGCTGGGCTTCACCACGTACTGGGACACGCTGCAGGCGCTCCGGGAATCGGGCTTCAAGACGAATCCCAGGACCGAGCGCTGCCCGGCCATGGAGGCGGTGATCGACTACTGTGTCCGGCTGGAAGCCGAGCGCGACACCCTCGCCTACGACGCCGACGGGGCCGTGATCAAGGCGGATTCGCTCGAGCAGCAATGGCGCCTGGGCTCCACGACCCACCACCCGCGCTGGGCCATCGCCTTCAAGTTCGCGGCGCGCCAGGCCACCACGGTCGTGCAGGCCATCGAGGTGAACGTGGGCAAGACCGGGACCCTCACGCCGGTGGCCAAGCTCGTCCCGGTGCCACTGGCCGGCGTGGTCATCAGCAACGTGAGCCTGCACAACGAGGACGAGATCCGCCGCAAGGATGTCCGGGTCGGCGACACGGTCCTCATCGAGCGCGCGGGCGACGTCATCCCCTACGTCGTGCAGGTGGTGGCGGCCAAGCGGCCGCCCGACAGCCGGCCGTTCGTCTTCCCCGACCGCTGCCCGGCCTGTGGTCACCCGGCCGCGCGCCTGCCCGGCGAGGCCTACTGGCGCTGCCTGAACACCGCTTGCCCCGCCCAGCTCAAGGAGCGGCTCCGCCACTTCGGCTCGCGCCGGGCCATGGACATCGAGCACCTGGGCGAAGCCGTCATCGACCAGCTGGTCGACCGCAAGCGCGTGAAGGACTTCGCCGACCTCTACACCCTGACGGTGGCCGAGGTCGCCGAACTCGAGCGCTTCGCCGAGAAGTCCGCCGAGAACCTCGTCACGGCCATCCAGGCCTCCAAGGCGCGGGGGCTCGCGCGGCTGCTCAACGCGCTCGGCATCCGGATGGTGGGGGAACGCGTGGCCGCGCTCCTGGCCCACCAGTTCGGGAGCATGGAACGTCTGCAGCAGGCGTCGCTGGACGCGCTCAGCGGCATCCGCGGCATCGGCCCGCAGATCGCGCAGGCCGTCCGGAAGTTCTTCGACGACGACACCAACACGGACGTGATCCGGCGGCTGGGCGAGGCCGGCGTGGACATGACCCAGCCGGACTTCGTGGCCGCAGGGCCGCGGCCGCTGGCCGGCAAGACGTTCGTGCTGACCGGAACCCTCGCCTCCATCACCCGTGACGCCGCCCGCGAGCTGATCGAGCGTCTCGGCGGCCGGGTCACCAGCGCGGTGTCCAAGAAGACGGACTACGTGGTGGCGGGCGAGGCGTCCGGCAGCAAGCTCGACGACGCCAGGCGGTTGGGGGTGAGCGTGCTCGACGAGGCCGCGTTCCTCGCCCTGGTGGGACGGCGATGATCGGCTGGACGCGTCTCGGGCTCACCGGGCTCGTCGCGCTCACCGCCGGCTGTCTCGGCGCCACCACCGAATCCTCGGCGCCGATCGATCTGAGCGCGCCCGGATCCTGGAGGATGCTCGCGCCGATGCCGAGCGCGCGACAGGAAGTGGCCGTGGCCGCGCTCGACGGCCGCGTGTACGTGATCGGCGGCTTCGGTTCGGGCATGAGCCCCGTGGCCACCGTCGAGGCCTACGACCCGGCGACGAACGAGTGGGAGACGCGCGCGCAGCTGCCCGAGCCGACGCACCACCCGGCCGCAGTCGTCGCCGATGGGCGGCTCTTCGTGGTCGGTGGCTTCACCGGGGGCCGCGTCGGCTGGACCGCGTCGCAGACCGTGTACGAATACGATCCCCGGCGCAACACGTGGATCACACGCGCGCCGATGCCGAGCCCGCGCGGGGCGCTGGCCGTCGCCGCGGTGGGCGGGCGACTGCACGCCCTCGGGGGCGCCGCCGAGGAGGTGACCAACGCCCACGAGGTCTACGACCCGGCGGCCGATCGGTGGACCATCGGGAATCCGATGCCTACGGCGCGCGACCACCTGGCCGCAGTGGCCTGGCAGGGGCGCGTCTGGGCGCTGGGCGGGCGCAGGTCGTTCACGGGTACGCAGTACGCGAACGTCGAGGTCTACGACCCGGCGACCGATAGCTGGCGGACCGGCCCGCCGCTGCCCACCGGCCGGGGCGGGCTGGCCGCCGCCGCGCTGGGCGACCGCATCCTCGTCTTCGGCGGCGAGGCGCCGTTCAGGATCTTCAACGCGACCGAGATGTACGAGGCCGCCGCCAACCGCTGGATCGCGAAGGCCCCGATGCCGACGGCGCGCCACGGAATCGGCGCCGCCGTGGTCGGCGGCACCGTGTACGTGCCGGGCGGGGGACGCCAGCCCGGGTTCGCCGCGACCCGCATCAGCGAGGCGTATACCCCGTGAGGCGCGGGCGGCCGTCGTGACGGGCTGGGTCCTGGTCGCCGCGTCGACCGCGCTCGTCCAGGCGTTCCTGGGCTCGCCTCGGACGCAGGGGCCCCAGCCCCTGCCCGCCCTGCGGCTCGCACAACCTGTCTTCGGCTCGCCTCGGACGCAGGGGCCCCAGCCCCTGCCCGCCCTGCGGCTCGCACAACCTCACTCAGGCTCGCCTCGGACGCGCTCCGCCTCCGGCTCCGCGCCCGCCCTGCGGCTCGCACAGCCATCGCGGCAGCAGGGGCTCGCTGACCTCGGTGACCAGGGCAGCGTGGAGGCTCGGCGGCGCGGCGCCCAGATGCTCGGGGAGACCGGCGCCATGAGCGATCTGCCCCGTCTCGTCCAGGCGCTCCGCGACGCAGATTCGGTCGTGCGCGCCTTCGCGGAGAACGCGATGTGGCAGGTCTGGAGCCGCTCCGGCGACGAGCAGGTGGACCGCCTGCTCGCCCTCGGCATCGAGCAGATGCAGACGCGTCAGGGCGAGGCGGCCGTCGACACGTTCACCCGCGTCATCGAGCTCCGCCCGGACTTCGCCGAGGGCTGGAACAAGCGCGCGACCGTTTACTACCTGCGGGGCGAGTACGCCAAGTCGCTGGCCGACTGCGACGAGGTGATGAAGCGCAATCCCTACCACTTCGGCGCGCTCAGCGGCTATGGCATGATCCATCTCCAGCTCGGGGAGCCGGAGAAAGCGCTCCTCTACATGGACCGCGCGCTGGCGGTCAACCCCAACCTGCACCAGGTCGAGGAGACCGCCCAGACGCTCCGGCGGCTCCTGATCCAACGCCGAAAGGACACCATCTGACGGCCGGCCTCACCGCCCTCGAACCGCACCACAGGAGGTCGACGTGATCGACGCGCTTCGGAAGGTCTCCAGCCCCAGCGTCGCCAACGCCATCGAGACGTTCAACGTCCGACCCCGCCACCAGGGCTTCATCTCCTCGGAGGTCCACTGTCTCTTTCCCGAGCTGGGCCCGCTGGTGGGCTACGCCGTCACCGCGCTGATCCGCGCCGAGCCCCAGCCCCTGCAGGGCCACCGCGCCAGCACCTTCGCCTGGTGGGACTACGTCCTCTCGATCCCCGCGCCGCGGGTCATCGTCGTCCACGACCTGGACGACCCGCGCGGCCAGGGTGCCCAGTGGGGCGAGGTGCAGGCGAACATCCACAAGGCGTTGGGATGCGCAGGAGCCGTCACCGACGGCTCGGTGCGCGACCTCGACGAGGTGCGGGCGCTCGGCTTCCAGTTCGCCGCCGCCCACGTCTCGGTCTCGCACGCCTACGTGCACATGGTGGATTTCGGCTTACCCGTGAAGGTGGGTGGCCTCTGGGTGAAGCCGGGCGACCTCGTCCACGCCGATCAGCACGGCGTGGTCACGGTTCCCCCCGAGATCGCCGAGAAGATCCCCGAGGCGGTGGCCAGGGTGGAGGCCGACGAGCGCCAGATCATCGGGCTCTGCCAATCGAAGGGGTTCTCGGCCGAGAAGCTCAAGGATCTCTACAAGCAGGTGCGGCCGGGGACCTATTGATGGATCGCGTCACCACCAAGGGCGTCGGCCTGGCCGCCCAACCCTGGCCCGGCTCCGGCCCCACCATCGTCGCCGTGCACGGGCTCACGGCCAATCACACGTGCTGGTACCCGCTGGCGGACATGGTGACCCCGGAGTTCCGGCTCGTCGCCTACGACCTCCGCGGCCGCGGCGACAGCGACAAGCCCGAGCGCGGATACAGCCTGGCCGAGCACGCCCGCGATCTGCTGGGGCTGCTCGACCACCTGGGGCTCGGGCGCGCGATCGTCATGGGCCACTCCCTCGGCGCCGGAATCGGCGTGTGGTTCGCCGCCCACTATCCGACGCGCGTCGAGAAGCTGATCCTGATCGACGGGGGCCTCGACGTGCGGG
Encoded proteins:
- a CDS encoding metal-dependent transcriptional regulator → MKKRSSLNVAAAATATTASVQDYLAAIYDLATSGKPVIGARLAKHMGVSAPAVTESIQRLSRGHYVRVGRGKRLTLTSKGREIAEVMARRHRLLERWLTDTLGLNWTDAHEEAHRLEHAVSPRVEERLAELLGMPSTCPHGNPIPGLAKPRRVEPFPLAQAKEGATVVVERITEEAEADKRLLEYLWRNDIRPGRRLKIVEVAPWAGTVTAACDGETVALGLPAAAKIWVYAPNESSRRGGG
- a CDS encoding iron ABC transporter permease, with protein sequence MPAPDAAVGRVPAARLTTAGRGRPWLWTLLAAGIAAILAVPIVAVLSSLADPRLEVWAHLWRTQLGELIGNTLLLLVGVGAGTMIVGTVLAWLVVGFRFPGRAVFEWALMLPLAVPAYVIGFAFLGLFDYAGPVQTALRHWLGEDVRLPELRSYRGVVLMMTLVFYPYVYLLARAAFRDQGAATLETARSLGRTRLRAFLEVALPMARPSLVAGVSLAMMEALADFGTVATFGYRTLTEAIYRVWLGMFDRAAATQLASLLLLFAFLLLGLERALRGRARFVQSHRRGPGVAPVALHGWRALGATAACSVVLGLAFALPVGQLLVWARGALDTGRLGFLSLLANTLFLAGITAVTTCVLALALGYAARLHPSPGVRVATQFASMGYALPGSVIAVGVLSPVAVVDHALVRGLEWALGGTIGLMLTGSAAALLFAYVVRFLAVSFQTLDASLGKIPPSLDDAARSLGAGVGGTLRRIHLPLMRGGLLTALILVFVETMKEMPATLLLRPFGLNTLAVGVWERTSESLWAEAAVPALAIVAAGLLPVFLAIRFSATPRA
- a CDS encoding extracellular solute-binding protein, encoding MRRIRAVVLTLTGLWLTPALPGGAEPAEVVVYSARHYGQETAFAAFTKKTGVQVKIFNGNTGELFERLKAEGDRTPADVLLTVDAGNLWNAARAGLLSRVDSPELQANVPAHLRDPEGRWFGLTVRARSIVYNTRKVRPAELSTYEALGDPRWKGRLCLRTSSYIYNQSLLATMIKRHGEAKTEETVRGWVANQPALINGDTQILESIAAGQCDVGLVNHYYLARLLAKDPAFPVAIFWANQQTTGTHVNVSGAGVTAHARHRAPAIKFLEFLSSAEAQQMFADLAYEYPANPQAAVSPLVARWGRFKQDDVNVASAGEFQAAAIKLADRAGYR
- the ligA gene encoding NAD-dependent DNA ligase LigA, translating into MNQADAAQRLSELREQIRHHDYLYYVEARPEISDAEYDALLRELRELEAQFPELVSPDSPTQRVAGQPVDTFRPVEHRVAMLSLDNATTPEQLREFEARIGRALPGARFTYVCEPKIDGLGVALLYEQGRFVRGATRGDGRVGEEVTQNLKTIRSIPMALRGPLARARELEVRGEVFMPRADFERLNRALEEAGEGTFANPRNAAAGAVRQKDPAVTARRPLDIFLYHVSEARELGFTTYWDTLQALRESGFKTNPRTERCPAMEAVIDYCVRLEAERDTLAYDADGAVIKADSLEQQWRLGSTTHHPRWAIAFKFAARQATTVVQAIEVNVGKTGTLTPVAKLVPVPLAGVVISNVSLHNEDEIRRKDVRVGDTVLIERAGDVIPYVVQVVAAKRPPDSRPFVFPDRCPACGHPAARLPGEAYWRCLNTACPAQLKERLRHFGSRRAMDIEHLGEAVIDQLVDRKRVKDFADLYTLTVAEVAELERFAEKSAENLVTAIQASKARGLARLLNALGIRMVGERVAALLAHQFGSMERLQQASLDALSGIRGIGPQIAQAVRKFFDDDTNTDVIRRLGEAGVDMTQPDFVAAGPRPLAGKTFVLTGTLASITRDAARELIERLGGRVTSAVSKKTDYVVAGEASGSKLDDARRLGVSVLDEAAFLALVGRR
- a CDS encoding kelch repeat-containing protein, whose protein sequence is MIGWTRLGLTGLVALTAGCLGATTESSAPIDLSAPGSWRMLAPMPSARQEVAVAALDGRVYVIGGFGSGMSPVATVEAYDPATNEWETRAQLPEPTHHPAAVVADGRLFVVGGFTGGRVGWTASQTVYEYDPRRNTWITRAPMPSPRGALAVAAVGGRLHALGGAAEEVTNAHEVYDPAADRWTIGNPMPTARDHLAAVAWQGRVWALGGRRSFTGTQYANVEVYDPATDSWRTGPPLPTGRGGLAAAALGDRILVFGGEAPFRIFNATEMYEAAANRWIAKAPMPTARHGIGAAVVGGTVYVPGGGRQPGFAATRISEAYTP
- a CDS encoding tetratricopeptide repeat protein, with amino-acid sequence MSDLPRLVQALRDADSVVRAFAENAMWQVWSRSGDEQVDRLLALGIEQMQTRQGEAAVDTFTRVIELRPDFAEGWNKRATVYYLRGEYAKSLADCDEVMKRNPYHFGALSGYGMIHLQLGEPEKALLYMDRALAVNPNLHQVEETAQTLRRLLIQRRKDTI
- a CDS encoding RraA family protein; this translates as MIDALRKVSSPSVANAIETFNVRPRHQGFISSEVHCLFPELGPLVGYAVTALIRAEPQPLQGHRASTFAWWDYVLSIPAPRVIVVHDLDDPRGQGAQWGEVQANIHKALGCAGAVTDGSVRDLDEVRALGFQFAAAHVSVSHAYVHMVDFGLPVKVGGLWVKPGDLVHADQHGVVTVPPEIAEKIPEAVARVEADERQIIGLCQSKGFSAEKLKDLYKQVRPGTY